One Micromonas commoda chromosome 5, complete sequence genomic window, gcaccgccgccaaggtgGGCGAGACCTTCTTCGGCAGGCTcatcgccatcctcggcgagaTCTTGTCCCTGCGAGGGCCGCTCGagagggccgcggcggacgcggcgctggcgctgtgGGCGCTGGCGTGGCAGCCGTccaaccgcgccgccgcggtgccggtggtgacggcgccgctcgcgaaaCTATACGAGgagggccgcgacgccgccgcggacgacgcagGCGCGACGCTCTCGGTGCTGGTCaggaacgacgccgacgccagggAGATCATTCGCGCGTCTGGACCGCACGGAGCCGATCTGGTGGCGTACCTCCTGGAGAGTGGTGGGGAGGGGAACGAAGGCGAAGGTCCGTCGCCCAGGGCGcaaggcggcgccgcggataaTTTTTTTAAGCGGAGAATGGCGGAGGTTAAACCCCGATCGGAGGGTTTAACCCCGATCGGTCCGTcgaggctcggcgccggtaccgcgtcgccgtcgccggggttgGCGCGGTGCATCAGCGGGCGGTACGACTGatcgcccatcgcgcgcgcgggtcgttcGTTCGGGGGAGGGGGTTAAAAGCGAAACCCCCGGGCCGTCGGCTGCCCCCAAAAAACGAGACGACGCTAAAAAGGTTTGTTTTGATTTCAACCcatcgcgagcgaggcgcccgcggcgtcgtcacagagccgcgaggcgccgccTGAAATCCTCGGCTCCACCCTCTCGACCGGGCGCCCGGttctcctccccgtccccgcccctcgccttCTTCGAAGCCTCCGCGAATTTCCTCCGAATCGCCTCAAACTCCTCGTCCACAAACGCCTCTGCGTTTTCAACCTCTCGCAGTCTCCGTTCCCTGAGCCGCTCGAACGCTCGCttggcgtcgttcgccgcgacggcggacgcgcgcgcgatcttACCGGCCCTCTCCGCGGCCCTCTCCGCGTTCTCCACGCGCTCCGCCcactccgccttggccgcgtgTTCCTCCAGAaacgcgtcctcctcggcgaatTCCTCCTCGGCTTTTTTCAaacgcgcctccgccgtctccaccgcggcgtcaaAGTTCCGACGGAGCTGCTCGATCCGATCCTTCACCTCCGTTCGCACCCGCTCCTTCTTAGCCTTGGCTCTTTTAGCGTTCGTcaccgtcatcgccgcctcgtcgctcCGTTCCTTGGTCCGAACCGACGCCAACGATTTATCCGTTTTCGGCctcgcggctctcgcctcggcggcttcgcgctcCAACCGCCGAGCCacctcgttcgcgccgtccaccaCTCGTCTCAGCGCCCACCTcgcttcctcctccgcctctgcACGAGACTTTTCCATCTGCTCGTGGAAACCCCGTATGAGCTCCTTCTCCCgggtctccgcggcgaggagccactgttcccgctccgccgcgtgattcgccgcgcccgccatcaGAGTCTTGTACCTTCGGTCCCGACCTCgggacgccaccgcgcgccactgacgccacgccgccgcgacgtccctcaGCACCACCCGCTTCGCAACCTTCCGAACGAGCTCCGTCGTGCGTTTGCGCCACgccacgccgtcgctccACCCGCCAAACGCAGCCGCGAGTTTGGTCCGGCCCAGTCGGCTCGCCGCTAaaaccgcgcggcgccgaagcgaGATGAActcccgagcccgcgcgcgccacgcgtcgatcgcggccgccagcttggcgcgcgcgagcctgCGGACGACCCTGTCGGTGATgcgggcgatgcgcgcggcggcgtgggcggcgtcgcgccagcGCGTGAACCACCGCCGATTCGTACTCGCCAACGCAATCGACAACAGGttccgagctcgacgtcggtACCTACACGTctccctccaccgcgcgtgTGCCTTTGCCACGACGCGCTTGGACCACACCTTgaccgccatcgcgaggaCCTTACGCTGGGGCGCGGTGCCGCTCGACCTGTTCCGCCACGCCCTGAACGCCGGGTACCCCCGCTTGCGAAGGTGCcggagcctcgcggcggcggccatccgGTGTTGCCAGAGGAGCATCTTGGCGGATGCCTCGTGGAGGGCGTCCCTGGCGCCCCGTAACTTGCGTGTCGTCACCTCCCGCTCGTACGCGCAGCAGCACGTGTTGGCCGCGTGTTCGGCGCAGTCTTTGTGCGTGAAGACCCGGGTCCCaaagccgcggacgccggcgtgcCAGCGCGCCACGCACTCGCCGTGGAGCTCGATGATTTCGTCCATGCGCGAAATCTCCCGGCACGCGGGGAGATCCTTGGGGACGGGTTTGGGGCgtatcgcgccgcgcggggacgtgggTTCGACGTGggtggcggccgccgccgcacgcatGCCCTCGAGGGAGCGCACCGGATTCGGGACGGGAGCGCCGGTGGGCAAACCCGCGGGGGGTAGGGACGGGGGTGggcccgccctcgcgtcaTTGACGTCGACGtttccgtcgtcgtccgtcgcgtccccgtcgggtgcgtcgccctcggccggcggcgggttcgtgcGCCGGCGCATGCACGGCATGAGCTCGAGCTTCGTCGAGCCCACCGGCCGCCACGGCCGTCTCGCCTGCGACATCGTCGGCCCGCCCTTCGGCTCCGAGTTGTGCGCGCCGGCGAAAATCCACATAACGGTCGAAAGCCGCGATGGCACatcggcggggcgctcgtcCCGCGCAGAGATCACAactgcgcgcgcgagcgccggctGAGAGCGTCCCGCGTGCATGCGAGCGTTCCGGAGGCTGCACTCCCTCCTGCGCTCCTCCAGCGTTCGCCAGTTCGCCATCGCCGCTCACACGGCGCCCCCGGTCCCAgccctcgcggtcgccgcacgcgcgcgccctggcgcctcgcgaggaggcggcaTCGGGGGATCTtgggccaccgccgccgccgcgtctccgtcgccggtgccgtcgccgtcgccgctaggagcgctcgcgcgacgcatccgcgcgctgcgcgtcTCCCCCGGTCTCGAGCGACACCCGGCGCGGCaccttcgcgcggcgtctacgcgcgtcgcgacccgaacgcgcgccgcATCCCGGGATCCCCAGGTGGCGGACGAAGGTTCCACCAGCCAACCGCCCTCCCCTACATCGGCTCCACATCGCGGCGGGGCAGCCtacgagcccgacgacggcgtctaCGGATCATCGCACAAGCGCCCGATGGGTAAGAGccggagcggcgacgcgttcgtcacCCAGggcctcggctcgcgcgcgtaccTCCGCGTCATCGGCCTCGGCACCGACACCGACggagccgaggcggcgccatCCGTCCTGCTCTTCACCGACGCCAAGCGGTACACGTTcaacgtcggcgagggaTTCCAGCGATTCGCGGTGGAGCACGGCGTGAACGTCCGGCGGCTGTCGCACGTGTTCCTCACCCGCGTGTGCGGACGCACCGCGGGTGGGCTCGTCGGCATGCtcctcaccgtcgccgacgataCCTACGCTTCGCCGAATGGGGAAAAtttcgacgacggggagacGAAGGGCGATAAGCCGACGCTTCACGTGCACGGCCCGCCCAGGACGGAGCGGCTGAtgtcggcggtggacgcgctcgtgggcgggcgcggggtgcggACGGTGCGAAGGCCGTTCCCTCTGATGCCGAGTCGATTGGGTGAGTCAAAGGAGGGTGAGTCGTCAAAGGGGTGGACGCCCGCTCTGGACGACGGCATCGTGACGGTGACGCCGGTGGTGGTTGCGCCGAACCCCATCGGACCCCTCGGGCCCctgaacgcgtcgagcgtcCCACCACCCGCGAAACGGGCGAGAGGGACGTTCGGCGCGTTCAcgttcggcgccgacgcgtccgtccccgcggaggaggcggagagcgTGTGTTACCACGTCCAGCTGTGCGGGATGCCGGGAAAGTTCGACCcggtcaaggcggaggcgctcggggtgccgaggggtaAGATGCGGGGACAGCTCGTgcgcggggaggacgtcACATTggacgatggacgcgtcgtcaAGTCATCAGACGTCGTGGGCGAGGCGCAGAGGGGCGCGAggttcatcgtcgtcgattgcccgacggcggcgcacctTCGCGAGCTGAGCGATTCGCAATcatccgcgggggcggcgctggcgaagctggcggagggcgacggcacccccgagggtgccgagaaGATCGGTGATCTCGCCTGCGTCGTGcacctcgcccccgcggacgtcgcgtcgagcgaaGAGTACCGGCGATGGATGGAGACGTGCGAGGCGTTTAAGAATTCGGGACCGAGCGGAAAGTCGTCCGGACCGGCGGTGCGACACCTGCTCGTGAATCAGCGGGAGACGAAGGGCGCGCCGGTGTTTCGATCGGCGGCGAAAGTCAACGCCAGGCTCCACCTCGTGGACCCGACGTGCTTCCCCGAgcccgcgaggggcggcgcggaggacgtcgcggaggcggaggctgccgtcaaagaggcgacggagcgagCCCGACGGGAAGAAACAACCGCGGGGACAaacgacgccttcgccgcgaacgtTTTCGCGGGGATAAACGGAGCCTCGTACACGCTCTGGCCGAAACATAAGGTTGGCTTGGACCTCACGAACGCCCCGGCGCAGGAGACCAacgaggcgatgcgcgcggaccTGAAccgagccgcgctcgagcgctcagtcgccgccgccgaagcggCGAGAATCGCCAAAATCGCCGGAAACGCCGGCAACGGTgcgccggacgcggacgccgaacTGGACATCCCCCCGGGtctcgccgcgatgaacgaAGGGGACGCGGAGATCATCTTCCTGGGCACCggatcgtcggcgcccgccaaGTACCGCAACGTGaccggcatcgtcgtcgaccaaAAGGATAAGGGCTCGGTGTTTGTGGACACCGGCGAGGGGACGCTCGGGCAGCTCGTGCgctgcgtcggcgtcgacgccgccgacgacatcgTTCGAAGGCTCAAGTGCGTGTGGATCTCGCACATCCACGCCGATCACCACGTCGGATTGCCCACGATtttggcgcggcggagggcgctgTTGGGATCGAACGGCTCGGACGAGGATCCCGTGACGGTGGTGGGCCCGAAGGACCTCAGACGTTTTCTCAACGCGTACAACGCCGTGGAGCCGCTGCACGCGCGGTTCGTGGACTGCCGCGCCACCCTCGAGGGCGAGTGGACGCGCGGgaagcaggaggaggaggaggatggggaggagcgcgaagGAGTCGTGGGGACGACGAACGCCCCAAACTCCCCGAGCGTCGACGGATCGAATAATAAacccggctccggctcctcGTCGTTTGATTGGGGCGACTCCCTGAGCCACGTgagggacgcgtgcgccgcgttgggGTTGAGACGGATGGTCTCCACGCCCGTCGTGCACTGCGCgcacgcgttcgcgctcaCCATGGAGTCcgaggcgacgtgcgcggagaCGGGCGAGGGGTGGAAGCTGGTGTACAGCGGCGATACTCGACCGTGCTCAAACGTTAcaaacgccgcgaggggcgcgacggtgctCGTGCACGAGGCGACGTTCGAGGACgggatggaggaggacgccgtcaAGAAGCGGCACAGCACGGTGGGCGAGGCGGTGAAGGTGggcaccgacgccggggcgtACCGCACGGTGTTGACGCACTTCAGCCAGCGGTACCCGAAGGTGCCGGTGTTCAAGGGCGGGCAGAGGgtgggcgtcgcgttcgatcTCATGCGCCTGGATTTCAAGACGGGgttgccgagggtgccgtcgttcCTGGAAGCCGCGAGGAGCCTGTTCCCCGAAGAGGAAGACGCGGAGACACCGGCGAAGGAGCCGGCGCCGTGATGAGGTTTGGCATCGCGAAGGAGTCGGCTGCGTTGTTCAGAAATCATAAAGAATAGTACGTATTGATCGATCGAGGGATCCTACTGGCGGGTGAGCACGTCAGACGAGGAAGACGTTGGGGGGCTTCTTGACCACCTTGTCGCTGAGGTCCAGCTTGTCGATCTTCGCCGCCAGGATGAAATCGTTCACGTGGAGGCCGTTCACCGCCTTGGACCAGATCTCGATCCTCACGCCGGGCCCCTCGATGTACGAGTCCACCTTCTTATTCTCGCACTCGGCGACGGTGCTCAACCTGTTGATAACCTCCTGCGCGTCCTCCTTGTTCGCGGTGCGGTATTCCCTCCGAAGCACCTCGTGTCCGTCCACCTTGCGGATCTTCCAGTCGGCGACCTGCTTCTGATACACCAGCTTCTGCGCCTCCTCCAACTGTCCCTCGGTTCCGTCGAGCGACACGCACGATCGCTTGAAGAGCTCGGTGATGTCTCGGATACCCTCGGGGACCTTGAGGATGTGCTCGGTGTCGGCCTCGCCGATGGACTTGGCGTTGAAACCcgactcgagctcggcggcggtggcgtcgcgcgcgccgatgtCACCGCCGAGACCCGCGACGCTCTCCGCGGAGCCGGAGACGTTGCCGTTAATGAGGttgtccgcgcggcggacgagggaggcgccgcgggcggtcttggcggggagcgcgaccgcgccggtggccttgcgcgcggcgggcgcgcggggagctGCGAGACGTAAAGGGGAGGACGGGAGGTGGATGTCAGCCCGGAGGTTCGCGGAGAtcggcaccgccgacgaagcGCATGGAAACTTTATCCGGGAGATATCCggagccccgcgcgggtaATCCCCGGGGGGCGCGCTCCGGCTCGAGAGCGCACGAGAGGCGCGGTACGGGGACTCACCAGTGGAGGgagccacgcgcgcgccggcgctggcTGCGACGGTTAGGGCAAACATGCTCGCTGCGTCTCTCGGGTATGGGGCGCTCGCACACGGCTTTCCAGCCTCGCAGCCGCAAAAAAGCAAAAGTTGGGTGCAAAAGAAGATTGGCGATCGGCTTCACTCGCGAGCACTTGAGCGGCGTGACTGCCGCGCACGTGGTCGGGTAATGTACATCTTGTTTACAAATTATGACTGTTTCGCACTGAGAACTTCTCGCGTTTCTCCGTTATTTGTTCGCGAGGCGGTTTCGGTTCTCCAAGGCTCGACCAGGTTCACCGAACAactccacgcgcgccgcgcagagggcgatgcgccgcggcctcgtccacgcgctcctcgcagcgacgctcgcgcgttccgtcgcggcgtccttcgacccgctcgcggcgtttcGACCCGCGGAGCTCCCGGCGAGCCAACCCAGGCGCGcagccccgccgcggcagccaccgccaccgccacctcctcctccacctcctcctcctcaaccccctcctcctcctcgaccccctcctcctcctcgttcaccacctcctcctcctcctccgctcCCACCGGGCCCGCgcgaaccccccgcgcccgagcgtCCCACCACCGTGCGCGTCCAAGCCgagacgcccccgcggttcAACTACCAAACCCCCGGGGAAGGGGACGGAGAGGAGGACTACTCCTACTACAACGACGACTCCtactacgacgacgacgactcctactacgacgacgacgactcctactacgacgacgactcctcGTTCGACGATGCGCGGCTGACTGTTCGGAGGTACAGGAAcaccctcgcgtcccgcgcggaccccctcgccgtcgccgcgaggaactcCTTCCTCGCCAACGACCGAGTGTACGACAAGTACGCCGGGGTGGCCAACCCGATGACGACGCTCTACCTGCGCCaagacgcgctcggcgccgcgttcgccgacgcgacgtggcTCCTCTCCGAGCCCTTCGCCGACAGGcccaccgcgctcgacgactaCCTCCGGTGCTCCACCCTCGTGCGATCGTGCACCCCAGCGGAGGTGCTGCGGCGGTGCACGTACGAGCCCAGGGGGTCATGGTACAGGGAGCGGTGcgtttattttaatctttgTACCTCACAAATGCTATGGGCAATTGGACTGACGACGTGGTTTTTTGTTCATCACAGGCGGTCGCGATCCAACGCGCCCCTCGACTGGCCGTACTGCGAAccggacctcgacgaggtgTACGGGTTTTGCACcaacgaggaggtggcgcaCTCGACGTGCGAGCcgaaggaggcgcggcggcggatgcgggcgcacgcggcgtggGTTGGGGAGGCGGTCGTGCGGAACGATCCGAGACGGTGGGGCCGGGGAGCGCGAGACGTTTTCGTCGAGCGAACGTAAAATATTATCATACACGCGAAAAACAGAGAATCTCTCTTTCGTCTCCGTTCCTACTCGTATCCGTCTCTTATCCGTCTCTTTATCATCTCGCGTGGAAAAGCTTGTCCACCCCGCCCGTGGCGTCGCCCGGCACGACCCCGGAGGAGAACGCCGGTCCGaggccgacgtcgcgcggcgggtgcgcgagAGATTGTCCAActctcccgccgcccaccgagccgcccgccgagccgcTCGGTCGAAACTCTTTGCCCGAGCTggacccgcccgcgaggcgtcggcggctcgcgtTGGACACCTGCACGTGCCACATGGAATCGGAGCTCGCGGGGGGTctggccgcgagcgcggggtacGAACGGAGCCACTCGCCCTGGTACACCTGCTGCGGGCGGGCGATCTTCGCGTCCGGATCGGTGAGGGACTCGCGCCAGTGCGCCAGGTACCCGGCGGCTCTCGGCACCGCGAACAGCACGGTGAAAAACTCGGGCGGGAACCCCAGCGCCCTGTACACCAAGCCGCTGTAGAAGTCGACGTTGGGGTAGAGCTTGCGATTGACGAAGTACTCGTCCTGGCGCGCCGCCTTTTCgagttcgacggcgacgtcgatgaGCGGGTCGCGGCCGACCAGACGAAAAACTTCCTCGGCGACTTCGCGAATGACGTTGGCCCTCGGGTCAAAGTTCTTGTACACCCTGTGCCCGAACCCGAAcatcttctccttcttgtcCTTGACCCGTTTTAAGAAGGCCGGGATCGCCTCCTTGTTCCCTATGCGCGCGAGCATCTTCAGCACCGCCTCGTTGGCTCCGCCGTGCAGCGGGCCGTAGagggcgcccaccgcgcccgccaccgcggagtaCACGTCCACGCCTGACGACGCGAGatgcctcgccgccgcggtggagcagTTCATCTCGTGCTCCGCGTGGAGTAAGAACATGACGTCCAAAGCCTTCGCGAGCCTCGGGTTGGGCCTGTGGTTGGGATCCAGTCCCGCGTCGAGCATGTACAGAAAATTCTCGGCGTAGCCCATCGTCTGGTTGGGATGCGCGGGCGTTCGTCCGGTGTTGCGGTGgtacgcgtgcgccgcgagcgtggtCATCTTGCCGATGATCCGAACGATCTGCTTATCCTGCACGTCGTGGCTGCGATagatgccgccgccctgcaACGCCGGGTTTTGCTCCGGGTGAAACGTCGACAACGCGTTCAACCCCGCGAGGATGACGCCCATGGGATGCGCGTCGTGCGGCAGCGCttcgatggcggcgatgaccgggACGGGCAGCGCGGAGTGGCGCATGACGGTCTCCTCCCACTCGCGGAGCTgtcgcgcgtcggggaggtCGCCGTacacgagcgcgaacgcggactGCGGGGGGGGGAGGGACGGGAGGGGCGGGGAGGAACGCGGGTCAGCGTGGGTTGGTCGTCGCTCACGAGTGTGGGTGGTTGGGGGTTGCGTCGAGTGTGACTGACCTCGAGGTAGGTTgagcgctcggcgagctcctcgatggGGTACCCGCGGTACCTCAGGATGCccttgtcgccgtcgatgtaGGATATCTTGCTCTTGCACGGGGCGGTGTTCATGTACCCCGGGTCGTAGAGCTTGAGcccgaggccgtcgccgccagccttgATGGCCttgaacgcggtggcggagacgAAGCCGTCCTCGGTGACGGGCACCTCGTAGCGCTTGCCGGTGCGGTTGTCGGTGACGGTAAgggtcccggcgccgccgccgggggcgagcCGGATCTTCTGGTCCGCGCCTGGTGGATGGTCGGGGGGTCGCGCGTGAGGGTCGACTCGGTGGGGTCGGGTCGGGGGCATTTTCAAGGTTTGCGACCCCGCGGGAAAGAAACGCCCTTTCGCTCGCTTTTTGACGCGGTCGGCTCGGGGCGGGATGTGCGCGGGGTtctcacccgcggcggtcgggtttctctcgacgacgtcccgtTCATCGCTCGGGTCAGTCGCGCCCAGGTGGCGGGTCAGATGACGGACCCTCTCGCACGCCCTCTCTCGGTTCGCCATTGCGTCCGCGATGTCAAATCTAGGTTTCTACGGCGTCTCGGATGCGACTCCTTTTTGGGTCGaaccggcgggggcgtcgggtAGGCTCGgtcggtcgcgcggcgggtcgggctCGGCTTTCGagcgatcgacggcggcgatgagatGTGCGAGGGCGCGGATGCGAAGGATTTCGGTCCCCACGCGCGGTCTGCTTGtgacgcggcgctgagggaccCACGCGGGGCGCGTGCTGAGTCACCAAAGGTCGAGTCATGATCCCATTTGAGATTTTCG contains:
- a CDS encoding predicted protein, whose translation is MANWRTLEERRRECSLRNARMHAGRSQPALARAVVISARDERPADVPSRLSTVMWIFAGAHNSEPKGGPTMSQARRPWRPVGSTKLELMPCMRRRTNPPPAEGDAPDGDATDDDGNVDVNDARAGPPPSLPPAGLPTGAPVPNPVRSLEGMRAAAAATHVEPTSPRGAIRPKPVPKDLPACREISRMDEIIELHGECVARWHAGVRGFGTRVFTHKDCAEHAANTCCCAYEREVTTRKLRGARDALHEASAKMLLWQHRMAAAARLRHLRKRGYPAFRAWRNRSSGTAPQRKVLAMAVKVWSKRVVAKAHARWRETCRYRRRARNLLSIALASTNRRWFTRWRDAAHAAARIARITDRVVRRLARAKLAAAIDAWRARAREFISLRRRAVLAASRLGRTKLAAAFGGWSDGVAWRKRTTELVRKVAKRVVLRDVAAAWRQWRAVASRGRDRRYKTLMAGAANHAAEREQWLLAAETREKELIRGFHEQMEKSRAEAEEEARWALRRVVDGANEVARRLEREAAEARAARPKTDKSLASVRTKERSDEAAMTVTNAKRAKAKKERVRTEVKDRIEQLRRNFDAAVETAEARLKKAEEEFAEEDAFLEEHAAKAEWAERVENAERAAERAGKIARASAVAANDAKRAFERLRERRLREVENAEAFVDEEFEAIRRKFAEASKKARGGDGEENRAPGREGGAEDFRRRLAAL
- a CDS encoding predicted protein, with the translated sequence MNEGDAEIIFLGTGSSAPAKYRNVTGIVVDQKDKGSVFVDTGEGTLGQLVRCVGVDAADDIVRRLKCVWISHIHADHHVGLPTILARRRALLGSNGSDEDPVTVVGPKDLRRFLNAYNAVEPLHARFVDCRATLEGEWTRGKQEEEEDGEEREGVVGTTNAPNSPSVDGSNNKPGSGSSSFDWGDSLSHVRDACAALGLRRMVSTPVVHCAHAFALTMESEATCAETGEGWKLVYSGDTRPCSNVTNAARGATVLVHEATFEDGMEEDAVKKRHSTVGEAVKVGTDAGAYRTVLTHFSQRYPKVPVFKGGQRVGVAFDLMRLDFKTGLPRVPSFLEAARSLFPEEEDAETPAKEPAP
- a CDS encoding predicted protein, whose product is MFALTVAASAGARVAPSTGESPYRASRALSSRSAPPGDYPRGAPDISRIKFPCASSAVPISANLRADIHLPSSPLRLAAPRAPAARKATGAVALPAKTARGASLVRRADNLINGNVSGSAESVAGLGGDIGARDATAAELESGFNAKSIGEADTEHILKVPEGIRDITELFKRSCVSLDGTEGQLEEAQKLVYQKQVADWKIRKVDGHEVLRREYRTANKEDAQEVINRLSTVAECENKKVDSYIEGPGVRIEIWSKAVNGLHVNDFILAAKIDKLDLSDKVVKKPPNVFLV
- a CDS encoding hypothetical protein (cupC2, conserved uncharacterized protein), whose protein sequence is MRRGLVHALLAATLARSVAASFDPLAAFRPAELPASQPRRAAPPRQPPPPPPPPPPPPPQPPPPPRPPPPPRSPPPPPPPLPPGPREPPAPERPTTVRVQAETPPRFNYQTPGEGDGEEDYSYYNDDSYYDDDDSYYDDDDSYYDDDSSFDDARLTVRRYRNTLASRADPLAVAARNSFLANDRVYDKYAGVANPMTTLYLRQDALGAAFADATWLLSEPFADRPTALDDYLRCSTLVRSCTPAEVLRRCTYEPRGSWYRERRSRSNAPLDWPYCEPDLDEVYGFCTNEEVAHSTCEPKEARRRMRAHAAWVGEAVVRNDPRRWGRGARDVFVERT
- the CIS1 gene encoding citrate synthase (now transferred to; acetyl-CoA + H2O + oxaloacetate = citrate + CoA), giving the protein MPPTRPHRVDPHARPPDHPPGADQKIRLAPGGGAGTLTVTDNRTGKRYEVPVTEDGFVSATAFKAIKAGGDGLGLKLYDPGYMNTAPCKSKISYIDGDKGILRYRGYPIEELAERSTYLESAFALVYGDLPDARQLREWEETVMRHSALPVPVIAAIEALPHDAHPMGVILAGLNALSTFHPEQNPALQGGGIYRSHDVQDKQIVRIIGKMTTLAAHAYHRNTGRTPAHPNQTMGYAENFLYMLDAGLDPNHRPNPRLAKALDVMFLLHAEHEMNCSTAAARHLASSGVDVYSAVAGAVGALYGPLHGGANEAVLKMLARIGNKEAIPAFLKRVKDKKEKMFGFGHRVYKNFDPRANVIREVAEEVFRLVGRDPLIDVAVELEKAARQDEYFVNRKLYPNVDFYSGLVYRALGFPPEFFTVLFAVPRAAGYLAHWRESLTDPDAKIARPQQVYQGEWLRSYPALAARPPASSDSMWHVQVSNASRRRLAGGSSSGKEFRPSGSAGGSVGGGRVGQSLAHPPRDVGLGPAFSSGVVPGDATGGVDKLFHAR
- a CDS encoding predicted protein; the protein is MRPEPRENPPKSVTLENLKWDHDSTFGDSARAPRGSLSAASQADRAWGPKSFASAPSHISSPPSIARKPSPTRRATDRAYPTPPPVRPKKESHPRRRRNLDLTSRTQWRTERGRARGSVI